A genomic stretch from Actinomycetota bacterium includes:
- a CDS encoding HAMP domain-containing sensor histidine kinase: protein MSARSSIARRTRSAVLAAAGLALLVAFAGLFFAWQSYTVSLRTQELSRQVGAVASGIKAAGGVTAESDELREQLFRVQAGLIGAALFAADEGGTVLRSSASESNLVGEQIPLQTLGDPDERGIISGTRTGDAGRVLVVAAPAGDGWVVAAQPLREIVTAQRAVPYALAAALALAIAVAFVAGSLLARRITRPLVTLQGGAEAIAAGEWGRQVAVEGDDEVARVAEAFNHMSAQVADAYGAQKAFVGDVSHELRTPITSIRGWAGALLDGTVTEPEAVERSLRVIAEEADRLRTLTDSLLSLANLDAGVVELACERVSVAGLLEALQVRHGSRAGEAGLELEVAPGPGEPLADPERLLQAASVLVGNALAYTPAGGTVRVSAHVLADSTPPVWRLAVEDSGPGVPADRREEVFGRFVRLDASRSSHSGGSGLGLAICRRLVELMDGRVWVEDGSLGGARFVIELPA from the coding sequence GTGAGCGCGCGGTCGAGCATCGCCCGCCGGACGCGGAGCGCCGTCCTCGCTGCGGCCGGTCTGGCTTTGCTGGTCGCCTTCGCAGGGCTTTTCTTCGCGTGGCAAAGCTACACCGTGTCGCTCAGGACACAGGAACTCTCCAGACAGGTCGGAGCGGTCGCGAGTGGCATCAAGGCGGCGGGTGGCGTGACCGCCGAAAGCGACGAGCTCCGCGAGCAGCTCTTTCGCGTCCAGGCTGGGCTCATCGGGGCTGCACTCTTCGCTGCCGATGAGGGCGGCACCGTACTGCGCTCCTCGGCGAGCGAATCGAATCTGGTCGGCGAGCAGATCCCGCTGCAGACCCTGGGCGACCCCGACGAGCGCGGCATCATCAGCGGGACGCGCACGGGAGATGCCGGGCGGGTGCTGGTGGTTGCCGCGCCCGCGGGCGACGGCTGGGTCGTCGCCGCGCAGCCGCTGCGCGAGATCGTCACGGCGCAGCGGGCGGTCCCTTACGCGCTCGCTGCGGCCCTGGCCCTCGCGATCGCGGTCGCGTTCGTCGCGGGCAGTCTGCTGGCGCGGCGCATCACGCGGCCGCTCGTCACTCTGCAGGGCGGGGCCGAGGCGATAGCGGCGGGCGAGTGGGGCCGACAGGTGGCCGTGGAGGGCGACGACGAGGTCGCGCGCGTCGCCGAGGCATTCAATCACATGTCGGCCCAGGTCGCCGACGCCTACGGCGCGCAGAAGGCATTCGTCGGCGACGTCTCACACGAGCTGCGGACCCCGATCACATCGATCCGGGGATGGGCGGGCGCGCTGCTCGACGGGACCGTCACCGAGCCGGAGGCTGTCGAGCGAAGCCTCCGGGTCATTGCCGAGGAGGCGGACCGCCTTCGCACTCTCACGGACAGTCTGCTCTCCTTGGCCAACCTGGACGCCGGTGTCGTTGAACTCGCATGCGAGAGGGTGAGTGTGGCCGGCCTGCTCGAGGCGTTGCAGGTCCGCCACGGATCGCGTGCAGGGGAGGCGGGACTCGAGCTTGAGGTCGCGCCGGGGCCCGGTGAGCCACTGGCCGACCCGGAGCGGTTGCTTCAGGCGGCGTCCGTGCTCGTGGGCAATGCGCTTGCGTACACGCCGGCGGGAGGCACGGTCCGCGTGTCGGCGCACGTGCTCGCAGACTCGACGCCGCCCGTGTGGCGGCTTGCGGTCGAGGACAGCGGGCCGGGCGTGCCCGCAGACAGGCGCGAGGAGGTCTTTGGCAGGTTCGTGAGGCTCGATGCGTCGCGGTCCTCGCACAGCGGCGGCTCGGGACTCGGGCTTGCGATATGTCGGAGGCTTGTCGAGCTGATGGACGGCCGTGTCTGGGTGGAGGACGGCTCGCTCGGCGGGGCGCGGTTCGTCATCGAGCTTCCGGCTTAA
- a CDS encoding response regulator transcription factor, whose protein sequence is MPTVLVIDDEANIRDLVGVYLTSAGFEVATAADGNAGLQAFNDRPADLVVLDIMLPGLTGPELLAKLRETSDVPVIMLTARESDLDKVTLLEGGADDYVTKPFSPPELVARVRALLRRRDGARPAAGKLSARIVLGGLEIDPATREVTVDGAPVVLTAREFDFVAAMAEEPGVVFSRERLLERAVGYAEFVDSRGVDVHVRHIREKLGDDAADPRFIETVRGVGYRVRKDAR, encoded by the coding sequence ATGCCCACGGTCCTTGTGATCGATGACGAAGCGAACATCCGCGACCTCGTCGGGGTGTACCTGACGTCCGCGGGCTTCGAGGTCGCTACGGCAGCTGACGGGAACGCCGGGCTACAAGCCTTCAACGATCGACCCGCCGACCTTGTCGTGCTCGACATCATGCTGCCGGGGCTCACCGGGCCAGAGCTGCTCGCGAAGCTGCGCGAGACCTCCGACGTCCCCGTCATCATGCTTACCGCACGCGAATCCGACCTCGACAAGGTCACTCTGCTCGAGGGCGGCGCGGACGACTACGTGACCAAGCCCTTCAGCCCGCCCGAACTTGTTGCCCGCGTGCGGGCACTGTTGCGGCGTCGCGATGGCGCACGACCTGCTGCCGGGAAACTCTCCGCGCGCATCGTCCTTGGCGGGCTTGAGATCGACCCCGCGACGCGAGAGGTCACGGTCGACGGTGCGCCGGTCGTGCTGACCGCCCGCGAATTCGACTTCGTTGCCGCCATGGCCGAGGAGCCCGGCGTCGTCTTCAGCCGTGAGCGGCTGTTGGAGCGCGCCGTCGGCTACGCGGAGTTCGTCGACAGCCGCGGCGTGGACGTTCACGTGCGCCACATTCGCGAGAAGCTCGGCGACGATGCCGCCGACCCACGCTTCATCGAGACGGTTCGAGGCGTTGGGTACCGGGTGCGCAAGGACGCGCGGTGA
- a CDS encoding DUF1611 domain-containing protein, whose amino-acid sequence MSSVAHLEPRHSRGHVPTAVVYCEANFGAIDGKTANGLVRHSEKYEILSVIDSEKRGLDAAEVLGETSSPIPICCDLSEAIELAGRVPDVFIFGIAPASGMLSVHERGVVLEAMSCGMDIVSGLHEFLGDDPVFVAAMAEHDVTIRDVRRPRDKKYLRLFDGRISTVDCPRIAVLGTDCAIGKRTTATILVDALNGRGIKAVMVTTGQTGLIQGARYGVALDAMPSQFCAGEMEGAVVAAFEGERPDVIIVEGQSALGHPAYLSSGFILRGSQPQGVILQHAPARKMRCDFADLFIPTPECEINLIETFADTKVIGLTINHENMTDADVAAAILLYELELGIPATDPLTYSPDLLVEMVLRAFPELEAKPATVVA is encoded by the coding sequence ATGTCTTCAGTCGCACATCTCGAGCCGCGCCATTCGCGCGGTCACGTTCCCACGGCAGTCGTCTACTGTGAAGCGAATTTCGGCGCAATCGACGGCAAGACGGCCAACGGCCTGGTCCGCCACTCCGAGAAGTACGAGATCCTCTCGGTGATCGACAGCGAGAAACGCGGTCTCGACGCCGCAGAAGTCCTCGGCGAGACGTCGAGTCCGATTCCGATCTGCTGCGATCTCTCAGAGGCGATCGAACTCGCGGGGCGTGTTCCGGACGTCTTCATCTTCGGCATCGCTCCGGCCAGCGGCATGCTCTCGGTCCACGAGCGAGGAGTGGTGCTCGAGGCGATGAGTTGCGGCATGGATATCGTCAGCGGCTTGCACGAGTTTCTTGGCGATGACCCGGTGTTCGTGGCGGCGATGGCGGAGCACGACGTGACGATCCGGGACGTGCGGCGCCCGCGCGACAAGAAGTACCTGCGGTTGTTCGACGGTCGCATCTCAACGGTCGACTGCCCCCGTATCGCCGTGCTCGGTACCGACTGCGCGATCGGCAAGCGGACGACTGCCACGATACTCGTGGATGCGCTCAACGGGCGGGGAATCAAAGCCGTCATGGTCACAACCGGGCAAACCGGCCTCATTCAGGGCGCTCGCTACGGCGTAGCGCTCGACGCGATGCCCAGCCAGTTCTGCGCAGGCGAGATGGAAGGCGCGGTAGTCGCCGCTTTCGAAGGCGAGCGGCCTGATGTGATTATCGTCGAGGGACAAAGTGCCCTTGGCCATCCAGCGTATCTGTCGTCAGGCTTCATCCTCCGGGGTAGCCAGCCGCAGGGCGTCATCCTCCAGCACGCGCCAGCGCGGAAGATGCGGTGCGACTTCGCTGACCTGTTCATTCCGACACCGGAGTGCGAGATCAACCTCATCGAGACGTTCGCCGACACGAAGGTCATTGGCCTCACGATCAACCACGAGAACATGACAGACGCCGACGTGGCAGCTGCCATCCTGCTCTACGAACTCGAACTCGGAATCCCCGCAACCGACCCGCTCACGTACTCCCCCGACCTGCTGGTGGAGATGGTGTTGCGGGCCTTCCCCGAGCTTGAGGCGAAACCTGCAACGGTCGTGGCCTAG
- a CDS encoding class I SAM-dependent methyltransferase gives MREEPVGRIPHQKFDIAKLDKLNDPARFEQIDPDLMWAALGSSAPRAIVEIGAGTGMFAGRFAEYASGALVYAADTEPVMVDWMRENRAPAYGERFIPVLSSEETIPLPDGIADLVAMINLHHELAAPAAIYAEAFRLLAPAGQVLVVDWSPGAEGRGPSQAVRVSADQIAAALKAAGFVHTATHAGLAQHSLLTGTRT, from the coding sequence TTGCGGGAAGAGCCAGTAGGGCGTATCCCCCACCAGAAGTTCGACATCGCGAAGCTGGACAAGCTCAACGACCCGGCCCGCTTCGAGCAGATCGATCCGGACCTCATGTGGGCGGCCCTTGGCTCGTCGGCCCCTAGGGCAATCGTAGAAATCGGCGCCGGGACGGGCATGTTCGCGGGGCGCTTCGCGGAATATGCGTCGGGCGCCTTGGTCTATGCTGCCGACACCGAGCCGGTCATGGTCGATTGGATGCGCGAAAACCGTGCTCCGGCGTACGGCGAGCGCTTCATCCCTGTGCTCTCCAGCGAAGAAACCATCCCGCTTCCCGATGGCATCGCCGATCTCGTCGCCATGATCAACCTTCACCACGAACTCGCCGCACCGGCCGCGATCTATGCCGAGGCGTTCCGGCTGCTCGCTCCCGCGGGCCAGGTCCTCGTGGTCGACTGGTCGCCCGGCGCCGAAGGTCGCGGGCCATCTCAGGCCGTGCGCGTGAGCGCAGACCAGATTGCCGCCGCCCTCAAGGCCGCCGGTTTCGTGCATACCGCCACACACGCTGGCCTTGCGCAGCATTCGCTTTTGACCGGCACGCGGACGTAG
- a CDS encoding HD-GYP domain-containing protein yields MTDSSGPDREDLESPEEIAAQARGSAKVPFATPKKLARAKELLRTLAVSHTNAGLYPVTHPLVAQSIEELVKAATDIAGLGFESVTVNVYKGTLFVENQVFPEESVTYRKLVEQLLGEGISALTLLDGFGLNDAAALVDLLADEKIHDIEAAMIFLEQKGARAITIAETTTLEEGDKEAEGREHKARAREAYDSGMTAMRDVETQVKLGKVFDVDQLQRVVSSMLDNLFTDPAAVLGLTALKGHDDYTLNHSINVCILSLSLGATLGLDNDSLKSLGLSALLYDLGKVRIPEDILNKQGPLTGDEWQVVKSHATEGADLLKRIQLVDQMPMIVAYEHHMRHDMQGYPEVPASQEQHLFSKVVALCDAYDAMTTRRPFRREIRPDKALAVLMQGRGKAYDPSLTKALVAMLGIYPMGAVVRLDDDSTAVVFRVNNDDLLHPRVKVLVDPNGRWLENPNVLDLRLIDPGTGDNARAISECVPASDAGVDDVWQYL; encoded by the coding sequence GTGACTGACTCATCCGGACCCGACCGCGAAGACCTCGAGAGCCCTGAGGAGATCGCAGCCCAGGCGCGCGGTTCGGCGAAAGTCCCCTTCGCCACGCCCAAGAAGCTGGCGCGCGCCAAGGAGCTCCTGCGCACCCTGGCGGTGTCCCACACGAACGCAGGACTCTACCCTGTGACCCACCCTCTCGTCGCACAGTCGATCGAGGAGCTCGTCAAAGCCGCCACCGACATCGCCGGACTCGGGTTCGAGTCTGTGACCGTCAACGTCTACAAAGGCACCCTGTTCGTGGAGAACCAGGTGTTCCCCGAGGAGAGCGTCACCTACCGCAAGCTGGTTGAACAGCTCCTTGGCGAAGGAATCTCGGCGCTGACGCTCCTCGACGGGTTCGGGCTGAACGACGCGGCGGCGCTTGTCGACCTACTGGCCGATGAGAAGATCCACGATATCGAAGCGGCCATGATCTTCCTGGAGCAGAAGGGTGCGCGGGCGATCACCATTGCCGAGACCACCACTCTCGAAGAGGGCGACAAGGAGGCCGAGGGACGCGAGCACAAGGCCCGGGCACGCGAGGCGTACGACAGCGGCATGACGGCCATGCGCGATGTCGAGACCCAGGTGAAGCTGGGCAAGGTGTTCGACGTGGACCAGCTCCAGCGCGTTGTGAGCTCGATGCTCGACAACCTCTTCACCGATCCGGCGGCCGTCCTCGGCCTGACCGCTCTCAAGGGTCACGACGACTACACGCTCAACCACTCGATCAACGTGTGCATTCTCTCCTTGTCGCTAGGTGCCACCCTCGGCCTTGACAACGACTCTCTGAAGTCGCTCGGGCTCTCGGCGCTGCTGTATGACCTGGGCAAGGTCCGGATTCCCGAGGACATCTTGAACAAGCAAGGGCCACTCACGGGCGACGAATGGCAGGTCGTCAAGAGCCACGCGACCGAAGGCGCCGACCTGCTCAAGCGCATCCAGCTCGTGGATCAGATGCCGATGATCGTCGCGTACGAGCACCATATGCGCCACGACATGCAGGGGTATCCTGAGGTCCCGGCAAGCCAGGAACAGCACCTCTTCAGCAAGGTGGTCGCGCTGTGCGATGCGTACGACGCGATGACGACGCGCCGGCCGTTCCGGCGCGAGATCCGACCCGACAAGGCGCTCGCAGTCCTGATGCAGGGCCGGGGGAAGGCCTACGATCCGAGCCTCACGAAGGCGCTCGTGGCCATGCTCGGCATCTACCCGATGGGGGCGGTCGTGCGGCTCGACGATGACTCGACCGCTGTCGTCTTCCGCGTCAACAACGACGACCTGCTTCACCCGCGGGTGAAAGTGCTGGTCGATCCCAACGGACGCTGGCTCGAGAACCCAAACGTGCTCGACCTTCGTCTCATCGACCCGGGAACCGGAGACAACGCCCGCGCGATCAGCGAGTGCGTGCCCGCGTCGGATGCCGGTGTTGACGATGTGTGGCAGTATCTATAG